In a single window of the Prevotella melaninogenica genome:
- the nudC gene encoding NAD(+) diphosphatase, whose amino-acid sequence MKKFWFVFCKTDIMLKKESEHYTIPLSEEPPVALHPWTHVLNVTPMEDGTEVKTVMIDQPITDNPQYEMCGLRPSFYYLSKELYLKAGKCHELLYWDNNTKFCGVCGAPMKMHTDISKRCTNCGKEVWPQLATAVIVLVHRGDEVLLVHARNFKTDFYGLVAGFVETGETLEEAVHREVEEETGIKIKNIRYFGSQPWPYPCGLMIGFNADYASGDLHLQRSEISKGAWFTKDNLPTIPEPLSIARMILDDWINKKSI is encoded by the coding sequence ATGAAGAAGTTCTGGTTTGTTTTCTGCAAAACAGATATCATGCTTAAGAAAGAGAGTGAACATTATACCATTCCACTTTCTGAAGAGCCCCCAGTAGCACTACATCCCTGGACACATGTACTGAATGTTACTCCTATGGAGGATGGTACAGAGGTCAAGACGGTCATGATAGATCAACCAATTACAGACAATCCTCAGTATGAGATGTGTGGCTTACGTCCATCCTTCTACTACCTTTCCAAGGAACTTTATCTCAAAGCTGGTAAGTGTCACGAACTACTTTACTGGGATAATAACACTAAGTTCTGTGGCGTTTGTGGTGCTCCGATGAAGATGCACACGGATATCTCAAAACGTTGTACGAACTGTGGGAAAGAGGTTTGGCCACAATTGGCAACAGCAGTTATCGTCCTTGTACACCGAGGGGATGAAGTTCTTTTGGTTCATGCACGTAACTTCAAGACCGACTTCTATGGACTTGTAGCAGGCTTTGTAGAAACAGGTGAGACACTCGAAGAAGCTGTACACCGTGAAGTAGAAGAAGAAACTGGTATTAAAATAAAAAACATTCGCTACTTTGGTTCACAACCTTGGCCCTACCCTTGCGGCCTGATGATAGGCTTCAATGCTGATTATGCAAGTGGAGATCTTCATTTACAGCGCAGTGAAATATCAAAAGGAGCTTGGTTTACGAAAGACAACCTACCAACCATTCCTGAGCCTTTATCAATAGCACGAATGATTCTTGACGATTGGATAAATAAAAAATCAATATAA
- a CDS encoding NCS2 family permease has protein sequence MTFLEKALGFDPKSMKLRTEIIAGATTFLTMSYILAVNPSILASTGMDKGALFTGTALASAIATLLLAFMAKLPFAQAPSMGLNAFFAYTLCVSLGFTWQQSLAIMLIEGVFFIAITFFNVREMILNAIPTNLRYAISAGIGMFIAFIGLKNANIIVDNQATLVGLGAFTPTCILGIIAILISGALMARNVKGSLFWGIIITTLIGIPMGVTVFPDNWIPVSAPQDISPIFCKFDFSSLMNLKTILVVFSLLLINIFDTIGTLMGLADKTGIVKPNGDIPHVKEAMMSDAIGTTCGAMLGSSTLTTYVESASGIAEGGRSGVTAFTVGIFFIIALFLSPIFLLIPSAATSGALVMVGVLMIDSVKKIDLQDITESFPAFITMITMVLCYSIADGICLGILAYVFMKTFTRQWKDLNWTLIVLAVLFVLNFIKS, from the coding sequence ATGACTTTCTTAGAAAAAGCCCTCGGATTTGATCCCAAATCTATGAAACTCCGCACGGAAATTATTGCTGGAGCAACAACATTCTTAACAATGAGCTATATCTTAGCTGTCAACCCAAGTATTCTTGCAAGTACTGGTATGGACAAGGGAGCACTCTTCACCGGTACAGCACTTGCTTCTGCTATTGCCACATTACTGTTGGCATTTATGGCAAAGCTTCCCTTTGCACAGGCACCATCTATGGGTCTTAACGCCTTTTTTGCTTATACGCTCTGTGTATCATTGGGATTCACATGGCAGCAGTCACTTGCTATCATGCTCATTGAGGGTGTTTTCTTTATCGCAATTACATTTTTCAACGTGCGAGAGATGATTCTCAATGCCATCCCAACTAATCTACGCTATGCCATATCGGCAGGTATCGGTATGTTCATTGCCTTTATCGGCCTAAAGAATGCTAATATTATCGTTGACAACCAAGCTACTCTCGTTGGTCTTGGAGCCTTCACTCCTACCTGTATTCTTGGTATTATCGCTATTTTGATTAGTGGTGCACTCATGGCAAGAAACGTTAAAGGATCTCTATTCTGGGGTATTATCATCACAACACTCATTGGTATTCCAATGGGAGTAACAGTTTTTCCAGACAATTGGATACCAGTATCTGCCCCACAAGATATCAGTCCTATCTTCTGTAAGTTTGATTTCTCATCCTTGATGAACCTCAAAACCATATTGGTAGTCTTCTCACTGCTCTTGATTAACATCTTTGACACTATCGGTACACTGATGGGCTTAGCTGACAAGACAGGTATCGTTAAGCCAAATGGCGACATTCCTCACGTTAAAGAAGCTATGATGAGTGATGCTATTGGTACAACTTGTGGTGCTATGTTGGGTAGCTCAACACTGACAACATACGTTGAGAGTGCCAGTGGTATTGCAGAAGGTGGTCGTTCTGGTGTAACAGCATTTACAGTAGGTATCTTCTTCATCATCGCCCTCTTCCTCTCTCCTATCTTCCTGCTCATCCCAAGTGCAGCAACAAGTGGAGCTTTGGTTATGGTAGGCGTACTGATGATAGACTCTGTGAAGAAAATCGACCTTCAGGATATCACAGAATCATTCCCAGCCTTCATCACAATGATTACAATGGTACTTTGCTACTCTATTGCTGATGGTATCTGTTTGGGAATCCTCGCTTATGTATTCATGAAGACTTTCACACGCCAGTGGAAAGATTTAAACTGGACACTGATAGTACTGGCAGTACTCTTTGTCTTGAACTTTATTAAGAGCTAA
- the uvrA gene encoding excinuclease ABC subunit UvrA — protein MNEKIEVFGARVHNLKNVDITIPRNSLTVFTGLSGSGKSSLAFDTIFAEGQRRYIETFSAYARNFLGNMERPEVDKITGLSPVISIEQKTTNKNPRSTVGTTTEIYDYLRLLFARAGEAYSYMSGEKMVKYTEEKVVDMIMSDYQDRKIYILSPLVRNRKGHYRELFEQMRRKGYLYIRVDGKVQELTRGMKVDRYKNHNIEVVIDKMKLGGTENSTLRERLAKTISTAMKQGEGLIMILDNERNEAKYFSKRLMDPVTGIAYKDPAPNIFSFNSPEGACPQCKGLGVIDEIDLKKVIPDDKQDIHSGAIVPLGKYKNQMIFWQIDALLKKHNCDLKTPVKDIPKEAMDEVLYGSLEKLKIAKELVHTTSDYFVSFDGIIKYLRTVMENDDSSAGKKWADQFIAEAQCPECHGHRLNREALSYKIWDKNIADLAEMDITELKDWVDHVEEHMSEKQRTIAVEIIKEIRKRINFLLDVGLDYLALNRQSATLSGGESQRIRLATQIGSQLVNVLYILDEPSIGLHQRDNERLINSLKELRDMGNTVIVVEHDEDMMRAADWIVDIGPKAGRKGGEVVFQGKPEDMLKTHTLTAQYLNGERAIELPKERREGNGKTIQLTGCKGNNLKDVNVTFPLGELIVVTGVSGSGKSTLINETLQPILSQHFYRSLKRPMPYGKIEGINNIDKVVNVDQSPIGRTPRSNPATYTGVFSDIRQLFVNLPEAKIRGYKPGRFSFNVKGGRCETCGGNGYKTIEMNFLPDVMVPCEVCHGKRYNRETLEVRFKGKSIADVLDMTVNMAVEFFENVPQILPKIKALQDVGLGYIKLGQSSTTLSGGESQRVKLATELAKRDTGKTLYILDEPTTGLHFEDIRILMDVLQKLVDRGNTVIIIEHNLDVIKLADYIIDMGPEGGRGGGRMLGCGTPEVVAKNKESYTSRFLAKALK, from the coding sequence ATGAATGAGAAAATAGAAGTCTTCGGCGCCAGAGTACATAATCTGAAGAATGTAGACATAACTATCCCACGCAACTCACTTACCGTCTTCACTGGACTATCTGGTTCAGGAAAGAGTTCACTTGCTTTCGACACTATTTTTGCCGAAGGTCAGCGTCGCTATATTGAAACCTTCTCTGCTTACGCACGCAACTTCCTTGGAAACATGGAGCGTCCTGAGGTAGATAAGATTACAGGACTATCCCCTGTCATCTCGATTGAACAGAAGACAACAAATAAAAATCCTCGCTCTACTGTCGGTACAACTACAGAGATATACGATTATCTCCGTCTACTCTTTGCTCGTGCAGGTGAAGCATACTCTTATATGAGCGGTGAAAAGATGGTGAAATACACTGAGGAGAAAGTGGTGGATATGATTATGTCTGATTATCAAGACCGCAAGATATATATTCTCTCGCCACTTGTTCGCAACCGTAAAGGTCACTATCGTGAACTCTTTGAGCAGATGCGACGCAAGGGATACTTGTATATTCGTGTCGATGGAAAGGTACAAGAGCTTACACGTGGTATGAAAGTTGACCGTTACAAGAACCATAACATCGAGGTTGTTATCGACAAGATGAAACTCGGTGGTACGGAGAATAGCACACTACGTGAGCGTTTGGCAAAGACCATTTCAACTGCAATGAAGCAGGGAGAAGGCTTAATTATGATTCTTGATAACGAACGAAATGAAGCCAAATACTTCTCTAAACGACTGATGGACCCAGTTACGGGCATTGCTTATAAAGACCCTGCGCCAAACATCTTCTCATTCAACTCACCCGAAGGAGCCTGCCCTCAGTGTAAAGGTTTGGGTGTCATCGATGAGATTGACTTGAAGAAAGTGATTCCAGATGACAAACAAGACATCCATAGTGGTGCAATAGTTCCTTTAGGAAAATACAAGAACCAGATGATTTTCTGGCAGATAGACGCTCTCTTAAAGAAGCATAATTGCGACCTTAAGACTCCTGTCAAGGATATACCTAAGGAAGCTATGGATGAGGTTTTGTATGGTTCTTTGGAGAAGTTGAAGATTGCTAAAGAACTTGTACATACCACCTCCGATTACTTTGTGTCCTTTGATGGTATCATTAAGTATCTACGTACTGTTATGGAGAACGATGACTCCTCAGCAGGAAAGAAGTGGGCAGACCAATTTATAGCCGAAGCTCAATGTCCAGAATGTCATGGTCATCGTTTGAATCGCGAGGCTTTATCGTATAAAATATGGGATAAAAACATTGCGGATCTTGCAGAAATGGACATCACCGAGCTGAAAGACTGGGTTGACCATGTTGAGGAACACATGAGCGAGAAGCAGCGTACTATCGCCGTTGAAATCATAAAAGAGATTCGTAAACGTATAAACTTTCTACTCGATGTAGGCCTTGACTACCTTGCCTTAAACCGTCAAAGTGCCACGCTATCTGGTGGTGAGAGTCAACGTATTCGACTTGCTACACAGATAGGCTCACAACTTGTCAACGTGCTATACATCCTCGACGAGCCTTCTATCGGTCTTCATCAACGCGATAACGAGCGACTCATAAACTCTCTGAAAGAGTTACGTGACATGGGAAATACGGTTATCGTTGTTGAACACGACGAAGACATGATGCGTGCTGCTGATTGGATTGTAGACATTGGACCAAAAGCTGGACGCAAAGGTGGCGAGGTTGTATTCCAAGGTAAACCCGAGGATATGCTTAAGACACACACGCTCACAGCACAATATCTGAACGGTGAACGTGCCATTGAGCTTCCTAAGGAGCGCAGAGAAGGAAATGGAAAGACCATCCAACTCACTGGTTGTAAGGGTAATAACCTAAAAGATGTGAACGTAACCTTCCCACTTGGCGAACTAATTGTAGTCACTGGCGTGTCTGGTTCTGGAAAGAGTACACTCATCAATGAGACATTACAGCCTATACTTTCACAACACTTCTATCGCTCTCTGAAACGTCCTATGCCTTACGGAAAGATTGAAGGCATTAATAACATTGATAAGGTGGTGAACGTTGACCAAAGTCCTATCGGCCGTACACCGCGCAGTAACCCTGCTACATACACGGGTGTGTTCTCTGATATCCGCCAACTCTTCGTCAATCTTCCCGAAGCTAAGATTCGTGGTTACAAGCCAGGCCGATTCTCTTTCAATGTGAAGGGAGGTCGCTGTGAGACATGTGGCGGTAATGGATACAAAACCATTGAAATGAACTTTCTACCCGATGTGATGGTACCTTGTGAGGTCTGCCATGGTAAACGATATAATCGTGAGACCTTAGAAGTACGTTTCAAGGGAAAATCAATAGCCGATGTGCTCGACATGACTGTCAATATGGCTGTAGAATTCTTTGAGAATGTACCACAGATTCTGCCAAAGATAAAAGCATTACAAGATGTAGGCTTGGGCTATATCAAGCTTGGACAAAGTTCCACTACCCTCTCTGGCGGTGAAAGTCAGCGTGTTAAGTTGGCAACCGAACTTGCAAAGCGTGACACTGGTAAGACACTTTACATCCTTGATGAGCCTACTACTGGTCTTCATTTTGAAGATATACGTATCTTGATGGACGTACTACAGAAGCTTGTTGACCGTGGCAACACCGTTATCATCATCGAACACAACCTCGATGTTATCAAACTTGCAGACTACATCATTGACATGGGACCTGAAGGTGGTCGTGGTGGTGGTCGTATGTTAGGCTGTGGAACACCAGAGGTTGTGGCAAAGAATAAGGAAAGCTATACTTCCCGCTTTCTTGCAAAAGCATTAAAATAA
- a CDS encoding low molecular weight protein-tyrosine-phosphatase, translating into MDTTTNEKVSILFICLGNICRSPAAHAVMQHLVEERGCADRYMIDSAGIGNWHVGQLPDKRMREHGRQRGYSVDHRARQFDARRDFDLFDKIVVMDEDNYRNITSQAPNEAAREKVVRMADFFTQHPSATCVPDPYYGDADDFNLALDLIEDGCEGILNTI; encoded by the coding sequence ATGGATACGACAACAAATGAGAAAGTGAGTATTTTGTTTATTTGCTTAGGCAATATTTGTCGCTCTCCGGCTGCGCATGCTGTGATGCAACATCTTGTTGAAGAACGAGGCTGTGCAGACCGATATATGATTGACTCGGCGGGAATTGGTAATTGGCATGTAGGACAGTTACCTGATAAACGGATGCGTGAACATGGAAGACAGCGTGGATATAGCGTTGACCACCGTGCTCGGCAATTTGATGCGCGTAGAGACTTTGATCTATTCGATAAGATTGTCGTAATGGACGAGGATAATTATCGTAACATTACGTCTCAAGCACCTAATGAAGCGGCACGAGAAAAGGTCGTACGAATGGCAGATTTCTTTACTCAACATCCTTCTGCTACTTGTGTTCCTGACCCTTATTATGGTGATGCAGATGATTTTAACTTAGCTCTTGATTTAATAGAAGACGGCTGTGAGGGTATTCTTAATACTATCTAA
- a CDS encoding gliding motility-associated C-terminal domain-containing protein, producing MKQYKFRIFGVLLSMFLSSITWAQNCQPSGKYTDANGETNTIAAGDTYVGSAPLTIAFSANPPTIKDAATNYEWHFFNQQNPRSAFLIRYDENTEYTFTEAGTTRVVLYEILNGDTTRYNAISFSISESSLQMPNAFSPNGDGINDVYRAKPGYKSIVEFKAIIFNRWGQKIYEWNDPAGGWDGKYKGKDVAQGTYFVNVTAKGADGKEFRIRRDVNLLRGYTQSTR from the coding sequence ATGAAACAATATAAATTTAGAATATTTGGTGTGCTGCTGTCTATGTTTCTATCTTCTATAACATGGGCACAGAATTGCCAACCTTCAGGTAAATATACCGATGCAAATGGTGAGACCAACACAATTGCAGCAGGTGATACTTATGTTGGATCGGCTCCTTTGACGATTGCGTTTTCAGCTAATCCACCTACAATAAAGGATGCTGCCACAAATTACGAATGGCATTTCTTCAATCAACAGAATCCTCGCTCGGCTTTTCTTATCCGTTATGATGAGAACACCGAATATACCTTCACAGAGGCTGGAACGACGAGAGTGGTACTTTATGAAATACTGAATGGTGACACCACACGCTACAATGCTATCAGTTTCTCCATCAGTGAGAGTAGTCTACAAATGCCTAATGCCTTCTCACCGAATGGAGATGGTATCAATGATGTCTATCGTGCAAAGCCTGGATATAAGAGTATTGTAGAGTTTAAAGCAATCATCTTTAACCGTTGGGGACAAAAGATATACGAATGGAATGACCCTGCTGGTGGTTGGGATGGCAAGTATAAAGGCAAAGATGTTGCTCAAGGAACTTACTTTGTCAATGTAACCGCTAAAGGAGCTGACGGCAAAGAGTTCCGCATTCGACGAGATGTCAACCTACTCAGAGGTTACACACAGTCGACAAGGTGA
- a CDS encoding NADP-specific glutamate dehydrogenase — protein sequence MKATEVVERLKQRFPNEPEYIQAVSQVLDTIEDEYNRHPGFDQANLIERLCVPDRIIKFRVNWVDDKGNVQTNMGFRVQHNNTIGPYKGGLRFHASVNESILKFLAFEQTFKNSLTTLPMGGAKGGSDFSPRGKSNAEVMRFCQAFMRELWNYIGPDCDVPAGDIGVGGREVGYMFGQYKKLTNQFVGILTGKGQEFGGSLIRPEATGYGNVYFLQNMLKTRNIDLKGKTVLVSGSGNVAQYTIEKLLELGAKPLTCSDSDGYIYDPDGIDEEKLAYIMELKNIERGRIREYAEKYNVKYVAGGRPWSEKADIATPCATQNEINGEAAAELVKNGVIAVTEGANMPSTPEAVKIFQEAKVLYCPGKASNAGGVAVSGLEMSQNSGRLKWSREEVDEKLHQIMDDIHANCVKYGTEADGYINYVKGANVAGFIKVAKAMMAQGVI from the coding sequence ATGAAAGCAACAGAAGTCGTAGAGAGATTAAAGCAGCGTTTTCCAAATGAGCCAGAGTATATTCAGGCTGTTTCGCAGGTATTAGACACTATTGAAGATGAGTACAACCGACACCCAGGTTTCGATCAGGCTAATCTCATTGAGCGACTCTGTGTACCAGACAGAATCATAAAGTTCCGTGTAAACTGGGTTGATGACAAGGGAAATGTACAAACCAATATGGGTTTCCGCGTACAGCATAACAATACTATTGGTCCTTATAAGGGTGGACTCCGCTTTCATGCATCAGTAAACGAGTCTATCTTGAAGTTCCTTGCTTTTGAGCAGACATTCAAAAACTCACTGACAACACTCCCAATGGGTGGTGCTAAGGGTGGTTCAGACTTCTCTCCTCGAGGCAAGTCAAATGCTGAGGTAATGCGTTTCTGTCAGGCTTTCATGAGAGAATTGTGGAATTACATTGGTCCTGATTGTGACGTTCCTGCTGGTGACATCGGTGTTGGTGGACGTGAAGTTGGCTATATGTTTGGACAATACAAGAAACTGACAAACCAGTTTGTAGGAATCCTTACAGGTAAAGGTCAGGAGTTCGGTGGTTCGCTCATCCGTCCAGAAGCAACGGGATATGGTAATGTATACTTCTTGCAGAACATGCTTAAGACTCGTAACATTGACCTCAAAGGTAAGACCGTGCTCGTTTCTGGCTCTGGTAATGTAGCGCAGTACACGATTGAGAAACTTCTTGAATTAGGTGCAAAACCTCTGACTTGTTCTGATTCTGATGGCTATATCTACGACCCAGATGGTATAGACGAGGAGAAACTCGCCTATATCATGGAACTCAAGAATATTGAGCGTGGGCGTATTCGCGAGTATGCAGAGAAGTATAACGTGAAGTATGTTGCGGGAGGAAGACCATGGTCTGAGAAGGCTGACATCGCAACTCCATGTGCCACACAGAACGAAATAAACGGAGAAGCAGCTGCTGAACTCGTAAAGAATGGTGTCATTGCCGTGACAGAAGGTGCTAATATGCCTTCTACCCCAGAGGCTGTAAAGATATTCCAAGAAGCAAAGGTACTCTATTGTCCAGGTAAAGCAAGCAACGCTGGTGGTGTAGCAGTATCAGGACTTGAGATGAGTCAAAACTCTGGACGCTTGAAGTGGAGCCGTGAAGAGGTTGATGAGAAGCTTCATCAGATTATGGATGACATCCATGCAAACTGCGTAAAGTATGGTACCGAGGCAGATGGATACATCAATTATGTAAAGGGTGCTAATGTTGCAGGCTTCATCAAGGTGGCAAAAGCAATGATGGCGCAAGGTGTTATTTAA
- a CDS encoding bifunctional metallophosphatase/5'-nucleotidase produces the protein MKLSTILLSIMLGLSSSTMAQQKDITIKLIETTDVHGSFFPYDFITRKPKSGSMARVYTLVEELRKKDGKDNVYLLDNGDILQGQPISYYYNYVAPEKTNIAASVLNYMGYDVATVGNHDIETGHEVYDKWFKELNFPILGANIIDTKTNKPYILPYYTIKKKNGIKVCVIGMLTPAIPNWLKESIWSGLRFEEMVSCAKRTMAEVKTIEKPDVIVGLFHSGWDGGIKTADYDEDASKKVAQEVPGFDVVFFGHDHTPHSSIEKNSIGKDVICLDPANNAQRVAIATLTLRPKTIKGKRQYTVTKATGELVDVKDLKANEAFIQHFQPEIDAVKTWSEQVIGRFENTIYSKDSYFGNSAFNDLILNLELEITKADIAFNAPLLFNASIEAGPITVADMFNLYKYENNLCTMRLTGKEIRKHLEMSYDLWCNTMKSPEDHLLLLSNTQNDAQRLGFKNFSFNFDSAAGIDYEVDVTKPNGEKVRILRMSNGEPFDENKWYTVAVNSYRANGGGELLTKGAGIPRDSLKSRIIWESPKDQRHYLMEEIKKAGVMNPQPNHNWKFVPEAWTVPAAARDRKLLFGE, from the coding sequence ATGAAACTTTCAACAATATTACTTTCCATCATGTTAGGACTCAGTTCTTCAACTATGGCACAACAGAAAGATATTACCATCAAACTTATCGAAACAACTGATGTGCATGGTTCTTTCTTTCCATACGATTTTATCACTCGAAAGCCTAAGAGTGGTTCTATGGCAAGAGTCTATACATTAGTAGAAGAGCTGCGTAAGAAGGATGGGAAAGACAATGTCTATTTATTGGATAATGGTGATATCCTACAAGGTCAGCCTATCTCCTACTACTATAATTACGTCGCACCAGAGAAGACTAACATCGCTGCAAGCGTGCTTAATTATATGGGGTACGATGTTGCAACGGTTGGAAACCACGATATTGAGACAGGACACGAAGTATATGACAAGTGGTTTAAGGAACTTAACTTCCCTATTCTTGGTGCAAACATTATCGACACAAAGACCAATAAACCTTATATTCTACCTTATTATACTATCAAGAAAAAGAATGGTATAAAGGTATGTGTCATAGGTATGTTGACTCCAGCTATACCTAACTGGTTGAAAGAGAGCATTTGGAGTGGTCTACGCTTTGAAGAAATGGTCTCTTGTGCCAAGCGAACTATGGCAGAAGTGAAGACGATAGAAAAGCCAGACGTTATTGTTGGTTTGTTCCATTCTGGCTGGGATGGCGGTATAAAGACTGCAGACTATGATGAAGATGCATCTAAGAAAGTAGCCCAAGAAGTACCAGGTTTTGATGTTGTTTTCTTCGGTCATGACCACACTCCACATAGTTCTATCGAAAAGAATAGTATAGGTAAAGACGTCATTTGTCTGGACCCAGCTAACAATGCACAACGGGTAGCGATAGCAACATTGACTCTTAGACCTAAGACTATCAAAGGGAAACGTCAATATACTGTGACGAAAGCAACTGGAGAACTCGTTGACGTGAAGGATCTCAAGGCTAACGAAGCTTTTATTCAACATTTCCAACCAGAGATTGATGCTGTAAAAACATGGAGCGAGCAGGTAATCGGAAGATTTGAAAATACTATCTATTCAAAAGATAGTTACTTCGGCAACTCTGCTTTCAACGACCTTATCCTCAACTTGGAGTTGGAGATTACTAAGGCAGATATTGCTTTCAATGCACCTTTATTATTCAACGCATCTATCGAGGCTGGTCCTATCACAGTTGCTGATATGTTCAATCTTTATAAGTATGAGAACAATCTATGTACCATGCGTCTGACTGGTAAAGAGATTCGTAAGCATCTTGAGATGAGTTATGATCTGTGGTGTAACACGATGAAAAGTCCTGAAGACCATCTACTTTTGCTCTCTAATACACAGAATGATGCACAACGTTTGGGTTTTAAGAACTTCTCATTCAACTTCGATTCTGCAGCAGGCATAGATTATGAAGTGGATGTCACAAAGCCTAATGGTGAAAAGGTTCGTATCCTTCGCATGAGTAATGGAGAACCATTTGATGAGAATAAGTGGTACACAGTAGCAGTTAATAGCTATCGTGCTAATGGTGGTGGCGAGTTATTAACCAAGGGTGCTGGAATCCCACGTGACTCTTTGAAGAGTCGAATCATTTGGGAGAGTCCTAAGGATCAGCGCCATTATCTAATGGAAGAAATAAAGAAAGCTGGTGTCATGAATCCACAGCCAAACCACAACTGGAAATTTGTTCCAGAAGCATGGACCGTTCCTGCCGCTGCACGTGACCGCAAACTTCTTTTTGGAGAATAA
- a CDS encoding AGE family epimerase/isomerase, whose translation MDKKEYLRSWAETYKNDLTNNIMPFWLNHGWDKENGGIYTCLNRDGSLMDTTKSVWFQGRWAFICAFAYNNVEKNQEWLEASKSAIDFIEKHCFDEDGHMYFEVTAEGKPLRKRRYVFSETFAAIAFAEYSLATGDKHYAERALQVFHDAQRFLSTPGFLPAKYEAGVEMQSHSIIMILINVGSRLRAVIDDPTLTQQIDESISLLRRYFMHPEFKALLETVGPKGEFIDTNAARTINPGHCIETAWFIMEEAKLRNWDKDLLDTALTIFDWSWDWGWDKQYGGIINFCDCRNLPPQDYSQDMKFWWPQCETIIASLYAYLGTGDEEYLYRHQRISEWTYAHFPDQDYPEWYGYLHRDGTVAQPAKGNIFKGPFHVPRMMIKGYMLCQEILKTME comes from the coding sequence ATGGATAAAAAAGAATACTTGCGTTCATGGGCTGAAACCTACAAGAACGACCTTACAAACAACATTATGCCTTTCTGGTTGAACCATGGTTGGGACAAGGAGAATGGCGGTATATACACTTGTCTGAATCGTGATGGTTCATTGATGGACACAACCAAGTCGGTGTGGTTCCAAGGTCGATGGGCTTTCATCTGTGCTTTTGCTTACAACAATGTAGAGAAGAATCAGGAATGGCTTGAGGCATCTAAGTCTGCCATCGACTTCATTGAGAAGCATTGCTTTGACGAGGATGGACACATGTATTTTGAGGTAACAGCAGAAGGTAAACCACTGCGTAAGCGTCGCTATGTTTTCTCAGAAACATTCGCTGCCATTGCCTTTGCAGAATACTCTTTGGCTACAGGTGACAAGCATTACGCAGAAAGAGCATTGCAGGTATTCCACGATGCACAGCGTTTTCTCTCTACTCCGGGATTTCTTCCTGCTAAATATGAAGCAGGTGTAGAGATGCAGAGCCATTCTATCATTATGATTCTCATCAACGTTGGTTCACGTCTGCGTGCAGTAATTGACGACCCAACACTGACTCAGCAGATTGACGAGTCTATCTCATTGCTCCGTCGCTACTTCATGCACCCAGAGTTCAAGGCATTGCTTGAAACAGTTGGTCCAAAGGGAGAATTCATTGATACCAATGCAGCACGTACCATCAACCCTGGTCATTGTATCGAGACTGCATGGTTTATCATGGAGGAAGCTAAGTTGCGCAACTGGGATAAAGACTTACTCGACACCGCCCTTACCATCTTCGACTGGTCATGGGACTGGGGATGGGACAAGCAATATGGTGGTATCATCAACTTCTGTGACTGTCGTAACCTCCCTCCACAGGACTATTCACAAGACATGAAGTTCTGGTGGCCACAGTGCGAAACAATCATTGCCTCCCTCTATGCCTACCTTGGAACAGGCGACGAGGAGTATCTCTATCGTCATCAGCGTATTAGCGAGTGGACATACGCCCACTTCCCTGACCAAGACTACCCAGAATGGTATGGTTATCTCCATCGTGACGGAACCGTTGCACAGCCTGCAAAGGGTAATATCTTCAAGGGACCATTCCATGTTCCACGTATGATGATTAAGGGCTATATGCTTTGTCAGGAGATATTAAAGACTATGGAATAG